TGAGTCAAGAACTATGCATCCTGGATCCACACCTGTATTTGGCAGTCCTTAGATGCACCTGTGGtgtgaagaataaaaatgtaattaaaatcaaACAGTCCTTCCCgaaaacaaagttttcattGTGACTGAATTTGCAGCCTGTCTTTACAGCCTGTTTTTAGGATGTATCACTTTACTCCAGTTCATTAACCCTGTAGTTAGCATACCGGTGCTCACACAGAGTAAATGAACTATCCCATGGGCtacaagcatgtgtgtgtgttagaggtGTTAACATGTCAGGTGATAATGGGTGACTCAGAGGCAGATTAGGGGTGGAGGAAAATGAGagggaaatgataaaaatagatGTGCTGAAAAGTGAGTAGAAGGCAGTGGGTTGTAGGTATGGCTGCCTTTATCTTTACTGAACCCACATGGAAGCCAGGAAACAAGACTTGAAAAGGGGCAGACTCAACCAGCTCTAACCAGTCTGCAAATTCTTCAACCCGTTTGTTTGTCAGGTtgtaatgaaaaatgaaaagtctGCTGGCATGACTTTCAGTCTTGTTAAAAATAGTAAAGTGTTTTGGCAAAAAGACTAATGCAAAAGTGTGGTAACCTTGTCAGTCTGATCCCAGGTAAGCCCCCAGATCAAATGACAAAAGGGATTTAACCAACTGTCGAGATTTGGCAGCAGCACACTGATGCTCTTATAATATCCTGATTACACTGGTGAAAACACTTGATCATCTATTCCTTTAACTCCTGAAGCAGCTATCATTTTCTCCCTCTAAATATCTGTTCCACAACAAAGCTCCTACACATTGTGGTTTTGACATTTGTGCTGCTGCCACTCCGGCTAGAGTCGAGCTTAACACATCATCAGACCTCAGCTGGCGCCTCTGAGCAGCTCTGTTATCATCACACCATGTACTGTGATATAGAAAGGTCACAAATCTCAACCTGGAGTCATcagtgtaggtgtgtgtgtgtgtgctgtttacTTGTCATTTGAAAATATGAGAGAAAAATGATTTAACAGggaattttgttgttttcttttcccgAATCTACAGAAGTGAAGAAGAGgagtgagaagaagaaaagagattGTTACCTGTGACGTCATTGCTCATCTCCAATCGACAGCAATTTGACTCTCGGCTCCCAGTTTCAGTCCATCAAAATCTAACCAGCAGCTGCCTCCATGGAGCGCGTTCAGCACATGACCAAGTCGGCCATCCGCCGAGCGTCTCAGATAGAGGTGACTCCACAAGCCAAGAGGAACCTGCAGGAGTTGTTTGTCAACTTCACCCTCATCCTCATCTGCCTTCTTCTCATCTacatcattgtcctgctgagcAGTTGAGGGCAGCAGAGTCACATGGAGGGAAAGTTTGGCCTGGCTGTTCGGTTTTACTGATATTTTAGAAAGCAATAACATCATCCACCCCCATGTATCAGTGTAACCCTGTTTGCAAGCAGCCATGAAGAAGCTGGATGGAGCTCAAAGGCCAAACGCTTTCAATTCATGCAGATTTCAAGCacaacagtgttttgtttttttttttctttttctttgtacgCGGATCAGGGATCGGCTTCCCTGCCACTCTTTCTCAAGGGAATGATCAAAAGTGACCCTCCTTCTGCTGTTTAAACATCACTGATATGCTATATGTACGTGTATTTCTCCTTGTAAGCATTTCTAAATTTAATGTGATACTAAAACCAGTGCATCACTGTTTTGTTTAACTTCAATTTCCCATGAGCCATGTTGCTTCCTGCAGCCAACACACCCACagcaaaaacattaaacacactggaaatgatctttttttttcatcctatTAGTTCTTTTACTCCCGTTTTAGTCCACTACAGTCATAAAACCTCATACAGTCACATCAGGCTTTTTTAAACTCCAGTGCTGCTATCTTGTTGGTTATTAGTGTGAGAATTCATCAAAAGGAAATAAGGACAGGAAAGCAGTTAACACTGTGGTTGGAAGTAAACGGTAGTAAGAGGCCCCAAAATACACCATTTCTGCCTTAGCTGCCCTTAAAAAGCAAACCTTTATACTTTTCTAATGATACAATATATAACTTACAGCTGGACACGATCTTTAGCACTGATGTACATTAATGACCCTTTTCCACCATTATCTACTCGCCTTCACTCGACTCTGTATTTAGGAGTTCCCATTAGGCAGAAGCACCTGGTACCAGGTACTTTTTTGGTACTTACTCGGTCAGGTAATAGTCGAGTTAAGCTGAGCAGACTCACAAAAAACTCACATTTCTTccattttgtcttatttaacCTACAgcatacaataaatataaaacattaaatttaatttaggtacttaaagttttttttttcattcagagaTCAAACTGTTTGAGGATGTTGAGGGCAGACAAGGAGCTTTGAATACACATTTCTGTTATTTGCCTGACATACTGTGGAATCTGACATCTGCAGTATGGATTGTGAATTAAAGCTCAGTTTTGCATGTTGTGAGGTCACCATAATTTTTACTTAAGCCATTTAAGATACTTGATAGCAAATATGAAGCTTATGCATCGTGTTTTGTGTTATATATTGCAAGCACATCTTTAGGCAACActggcaaagaaaataaaattttagtCCACAAGAATTAGactgaaatcagatttttttagaaGATTTTAACA
This DNA window, taken from Melanotaenia boesemani isolate fMelBoe1 chromosome 24, fMelBoe1.pri, whole genome shotgun sequence, encodes the following:
- the pln gene encoding cardiac phospholamban, with product MERVQHMTKSAIRRASQIEVTPQAKRNLQELFVNFTLILICLLLIYIIVLLSS